One stretch of Amycolatopsis sp. NBC_00345 DNA includes these proteins:
- a CDS encoding UDP-glucose dehydrogenase family protein, with translation MHNIAVFGAGYIGLVTGACLAQLGHRVTVRDIQPRRVDALRRGEVPIYEPGLGELIAENRERLRFTLDAGEALREAEVAFICVDTPPTSSGDADLSRIWSVVEDLRGAPRLTTLVMKSTVPVGTGDQVRSALDAAGLAHVGYASNPEFTAEGTAVRDFLKPDRIVVGADDPAVSDLVAELHRGIDGPVWTVSVASAEMAKTAANALLATKITFINEIAAVCEATGADVEEVAVVVGLDRRLGPHFLRAGVGYGGSCFPKDARALRATASNCGLPLPLLGAVIESNDLQARRAVARLKSQLGGLRGRRVALLGLTFKPGTDDMRQAPSAVIAARLLAEGATVTGWDPLAPQLTGHPWDLVARKDSVLAAVADCDAAVLVTEWPELKDVDWGKAAEVMGDPLLFDGRNLLDPAEQARHGFTYMSVGRLTVRPESS, from the coding sequence ATGCACAACATCGCGGTATTCGGGGCCGGCTACATCGGCCTGGTCACCGGGGCCTGCCTGGCGCAGCTGGGACACCGGGTCACCGTGCGGGACATCCAGCCGCGGCGCGTCGACGCCCTGCGCCGCGGCGAGGTGCCGATCTACGAGCCGGGCCTGGGGGAGCTGATCGCCGAGAACCGGGAGCGGCTCCGGTTCACCCTCGACGCCGGTGAGGCGCTGCGGGAGGCCGAGGTGGCCTTCATCTGCGTGGACACGCCGCCCACGTCGTCCGGCGACGCCGACCTGTCCCGGATCTGGTCCGTCGTCGAGGATTTGCGAGGAGCACCTCGCCTCACCACCTTGGTCATGAAGTCGACCGTGCCGGTGGGGACCGGCGACCAGGTGCGCAGCGCACTGGACGCCGCAGGCCTGGCCCACGTCGGGTACGCGTCCAACCCCGAGTTCACCGCCGAGGGCACGGCGGTCCGGGACTTCCTGAAGCCGGACCGCATCGTCGTCGGCGCGGACGACCCGGCCGTGTCCGATCTGGTCGCCGAACTGCACCGGGGCATCGACGGTCCGGTGTGGACGGTGTCGGTGGCTTCCGCGGAAATGGCCAAGACGGCGGCGAACGCCCTGCTCGCCACCAAGATCACGTTCATCAACGAGATCGCCGCGGTGTGCGAGGCGACCGGTGCCGACGTCGAGGAGGTGGCGGTGGTCGTCGGCCTGGACCGCCGGCTGGGCCCGCACTTCCTGCGGGCCGGTGTCGGCTACGGCGGATCCTGTTTCCCCAAGGACGCTCGGGCGCTGCGGGCGACCGCCTCCAACTGCGGGCTGCCGCTACCGCTGCTCGGCGCCGTCATCGAGAGCAACGACCTCCAGGCCCGGCGGGCCGTCGCGCGGCTGAAGTCCCAGCTCGGCGGTCTGCGCGGACGCCGGGTCGCGCTGCTCGGGCTGACGTTCAAGCCGGGCACCGACGACATGCGGCAGGCGCCCAGCGCGGTCATCGCGGCCCGGCTGCTGGCCGAGGGGGCCACGGTCACCGGATGGGATCCGCTGGCGCCCCAGCTGACCGGTCACCCGTGGGACCTCGTGGCCCGCAAGGACAGCGTGCTGGCGGCGGTCGCCGACTGCGACGCCGCGGTGCTCGTCACGGAGTGGCCCGAGCTCAAGGACGTGGACTGGGGCAAGGCCGCCGAGGTGATGGGCGACCCGCTGCTGTTCGACGGGCGCAACCTGCTCGACCCGGCGGAACAGGCACGGCACGGGTTCACGTATATGAGCGTCGGGCGCCTCACCGTCCGGCCGGAAAGCTCGTGA